Proteins encoded by one window of Arabidopsis thaliana chromosome 2, partial sequence:
- a CDS encoding Cysteine/Histidine-rich C1 domain family protein (Cysteine/Histidine-rich C1 domain family protein; FUNCTIONS IN: zinc ion binding; INVOLVED IN: intracellular signaling pathway; LOCATED IN: cellular_component unknown; CONTAINS InterPro DOMAIN/s: Protein kinase C-like, phorbol ester/diacylglycerol binding (InterPro:IPR002219), Zinc finger, PHD-type, conserved site (InterPro:IPR019786), Zinc finger, RING-type (InterPro:IPR001841), Zinc finger, PHD-type (InterPro:IPR001965), C1-like (InterPro:IPR011424); BEST Arabidopsis thaliana protein match is: Cysteine/Histidine-rich C1 domain family protein (TAIR:AT2G21850.1); Has 2782 Blast hits to 662 proteins in 34 species: Archae - 0; Bacteria - 0; Metazoa - 23; Fungi - 0; Plants - 2730; Viruses - 0; Other Eukaryotes - 29 (source: NCBI BLink).), giving the protein MGKLQHGSHECELTSRGIVANGICNICFKDEPVEFACDPCNFDLCKACSDLPQKMSHHLHPEHPLEFRIGEDDQKTKHMVCVVCGNMSSGAKYYYECSKCEIYLDLGCALQKNIATSWEAKEMLHYSHEHLLKRCRPGPDSKDSCLLCEQPLSFTAICYGCVHCYLFFHERCLDLPTEIQHPVHPMHPLKRLNYIQTFDGEKSCNACHGQFVGVPFGCLGCGFYLHLRCADALLRGLLYKSHEHRLFYVESTRRVADERVKQPCLICKETVVYDRFYYLCVECDLKCHTKCLEIPEYVIKKSYHIHKLRFIRVGGEDDFLEYCGVCETMVISRYPEYSCEECDFVGHTECILREEVPSPMYLKDLYSCSKGNTKSQHLETIEFEDRLLVNSFSHIHVMKLIHMSELEEEGKCNMCGTKIHDNPCKCETCSFQSHDFCAELGRPSKHQFHLNHSLTLLPNTPRWFRRKCESCKDDIGGFNLFCRICNFIIDINCALKDKKMHGALQRGQKIIGTWLGLCIQDKHSLFQVIVSRSYPITCSICDEKFCGKAFSCVTCEDIYHPMCIQVGRRILVGHPLHVDHMLAISLKSGSKCTACQLNITKYGYHCTICEINFHIECIKAVIVPRKIKSHSHYFYNFWNNDSRVTRACGVCSRPCGVSFYGCIDCMFNAHVECIGFPANVRNQRHVHTLTQVYTSHREKWSVRDNYMDRISYKCYPCDRNFPTERIMSKDDRRETTEEKQQKDIYLMHLERDLIDLLVRTDDDACGQSQ; this is encoded by the exons ATGGGAAAGCTCCAACATGGATCTCATGAGTGCGAGTTGACCTCGCGGGGGATCGTCGCAAACGGGATCTGCAACATCTGCTTCAAAGATGAACCTGTTGAATTCGCCTGTGACCCTTGCAATTTCGATCTCTGCAAAGCTTGCTCAGATCTTCCCCAGAAAATGTCACACCATCTTCATCCGGAGCACCCTCTAGAATTTCGTATAGGCGAAGATGATCAGAAGACTAAACACATGGTGTGCGTCGTGTGCGGAAACATGTCTTCTGGAGCCAAATACTATTACGAGTGTAGCAAGTGTGAGATCTACCTCGATTTGGGCTGTGCACTTCAGAAGAACATAGCGACGAGTTGGGAAGCCAAAGAAATGCTCCATTACAGCCATGAACACTTACTTAAAAGGTGTAGGCCAGGACCAGATTCCAAAGACTCTTGCCTTCTCTGTGAGCAACCTCTCTCCTTCACTGCAATATGTTACGGTTGCGTTCATTGTTACTTGTTTTTTCACGAGCGTTGCCTTGATCTACCAACCGAGATTCAACATCCCGTGCATCCTATGCACCCTCTCAAACGCCTTAATTATATACAAACTTTTGACGGTGAGAAATCTTGTAATGCCTGTCACGGCCAATTTGTTGGTGTCCCATTTGGTTGCTTAGGATGTGGGTTTTACCTTCATCTGAGATGTGCAGATGCCTTGTTGCGGGGTTTGTTGTATAAGTCCCATGAACACAGGCTATTTTATGTAGAAAGTACTCGTCGTGTTGCTGATGAAAGAGTAAAACAACCATGTCTAATATGCAAGGAAACCGTGGTCTATGACAGATTCTATTATTTATGCGTGGAATGTGATTTGAAATGTCATACCAAGTGTCTTGAGATACCTGAATATGTGATCAAGAAATCCTATCACATCCATAAACTTAGATTTATAAGAGTCGGAGGGGAGGACGATTTTTTGGAGTATTGTGGTGTTTGTGAGACTATGGTAATTTCACGATATCCTGAATATTCCTGTGAAGAATGTGATTTTGTCGGCCACACTGAATGCATTCTACGCGAg GAAGTGCCTTCCCCAATGTACTTGAAAGATTTGTACTCTTGCAGCAAAGGCAACACAAAATCCCAACATCTTGAAACCATTGAATTTGAAGATAGGTTACTG GTTAATAGCTTCAGTCATATTCATGTGATGAAACTAATCCACATGAGTGAGcttgaggaagaaggaaagtGCAACATGTGTGGGACAAAAATACATGATAATCCTTGCAAATGTGAGACATGTAGCTTCCAATCACATGATTTTTGTGCAGAGCTTGGGCGACCATCAAAGCATCAGTTTCATTTAAACCATTCTTTGACCCTTCTACCAAATACCCCTAGATGGTTTAGAAGGAAGTGTGAGTCATGCAAAGACGATATAGGCGGGTTCAATCTCTTCTGTCGTATATGCAATTTCATCATCGACATCAACTGCGctttgaaagataaaaaaatgcATGGTGCATTACAAAGGGGTCAGAAAATCATTGGAACATGGTTAGGACTTTGCATACAAGACAAACATAGCTTGTTTCAAGTTATCGTTTCACGGTCATATCCTATCACTTGTTCTATTTGTGATGAGAAGTTTTGTGGAAAGGCTTTTTCATGTGTGACGTGTGAAGATATATATCACCCTATGTGTATCCAAGTTGGGAGGCGAATTCTAGTTGGTCATCCACTTCATGTTGATCACATGCTAGCAATTTCACTTAAAAGTGGATCCAAGTGCACGGCCTGCCAACtgaatataacaaaatatggCTATCATTGTACCATCTGCGAAATCAATTTCCATATTGAATGCATCAAAGCAGTGATAGTACCAAGAAAGATCAAGTCTCATAGTCACTATTTCTATAACTTTTGGAACAATGATTCGAGGGTGACTCGAGCTTGCGGTGTGTGCTCTAGACCATGTGGTGTGTCGTTCTACGGATGTATTGACTGTATGTTCAACGCCCATGTAGAGTGTATTGGGTTTCCAGCTAATGTGAGGAACCAACGGCATGTGCATACTCTCACACAAGTATACACTTCTCACAGGGAAAAATGGTCTGTCCGTGACAATTACATGGATCGTATATCTTACAAATGCTATCCTTGCGATAGGAATTTTCCCACTGAAAGGATAATGTCTAAG